The Echinicola rosea genome has a segment encoding these proteins:
- a CDS encoding response regulator, with protein MINVLIADDHRMFIDGLKAMLLDIPGIKVVGEALNGQEALDYCIDQPVDIVIMDINMPVMDGVAATKQLLKAHKALKVLGLSMHNDRHFVSDMLKTGAQGYILKNTGKDDLVEAIKTLHNGGTYLGEEVSKTLLSSFMKQSGKNPFNEKLSDREMEVLGCIANGLTTQEIGDKLFISKNTVETHRKNLLYKLQAKNTAELVNNAYKRRLIG; from the coding sequence ATGATTAATGTACTGATAGCGGATGACCACCGCATGTTTATAGATGGGCTAAAGGCCATGCTACTTGACATTCCCGGAATCAAAGTGGTGGGCGAAGCCCTAAATGGACAAGAAGCTTTGGATTACTGTATCGACCAACCGGTGGACATTGTCATCATGGACATTAATATGCCTGTAATGGACGGTGTAGCCGCCACCAAACAACTGCTGAAAGCCCATAAGGCACTGAAAGTATTGGGACTGAGCATGCATAACGATAGGCATTTTGTATCTGATATGCTGAAGACCGGTGCGCAAGGCTATATCCTCAAAAACACCGGAAAAGATGACTTGGTAGAAGCCATCAAAACCCTTCATAATGGTGGCACCTATCTGGGAGAAGAAGTCAGCAAGACCCTGCTGAGTAGCTTTATGAAGCAGTCAGGTAAAAATCCGTTTAACGAAAAGCTTTCTGACCGTGAAATGGAAGTGCTGGGCTGCATTGCGAATGGACTTACGACCCAGGAAATCGGCGATAAGCTCTTTATCAGCAAAAACACCGTAGAGACCCACCGCAAAAACCTGCTCTATAAACTCCAAGCTAAAAACACCGCCGAACTGGTCAATAATGCATATAAGAGAAGGTTGATCGGGTGA
- a CDS encoding BadF/BadG/BcrA/BcrD ATPase family protein, which yields MLLIADSGSTKTDWRLVDEEGNTIDAVQCKGLNPYFLTESEIARIIQNEVAPVAKGIEKVIFYGAGCGLPEKVCQVKNAIESVLPLKYPTEVYGDILGAARSLLQDQQGITCILGTGANSCVYDGHGIIDNVPSLGYILADWGSGTVLCKDLISLILQEKIDSEIKDDFHATYPMDLRQMLDKIYNKPQANRFLASFTPFLLKYAHHKACEKILKDNFRKFFEYYVLAYDQQHLSEAITFTGSIAYHFSDFLHATAEEYGLEINKIVQHPMNGLVKYHCQTVPAIK from the coding sequence ATGCTGTTAATCGCAGATAGTGGATCCACCAAGACCGATTGGAGATTGGTGGATGAAGAGGGAAATACCATCGATGCAGTGCAATGCAAGGGCCTGAACCCGTATTTTTTAACAGAAAGTGAAATTGCACGAATAATCCAGAATGAAGTAGCTCCCGTCGCCAAGGGAATCGAAAAGGTGATTTTTTATGGAGCCGGTTGCGGGCTCCCTGAAAAGGTTTGCCAAGTAAAGAATGCCATCGAATCCGTACTTCCCTTAAAATATCCTACAGAAGTTTATGGAGACATTCTCGGGGCAGCCAGAAGCCTGCTACAGGATCAGCAGGGCATTACCTGCATCCTCGGAACGGGAGCCAACTCCTGCGTCTATGACGGACACGGCATCATCGACAATGTCCCTTCACTGGGATACATTTTGGCAGATTGGGGTAGCGGAACGGTCCTTTGCAAAGACTTGATTTCTCTTATCCTACAAGAAAAGATTGATTCCGAAATCAAGGATGACTTCCATGCCACCTACCCGATGGATCTCCGGCAAATGCTCGACAAAATCTACAACAAGCCACAGGCAAACCGTTTCTTGGCCTCTTTTACACCGTTTCTTCTCAAATATGCACACCATAAGGCTTGCGAAAAAATCCTTAAGGACAACTTCAGGAAGTTTTTTGAATATTATGTTTTGGCCTATGACCAGCAGCATCTTTCCGAGGCCATTACTTTCACAGGATCCATCGCTTATCACTTTAGTGACTTCCTGCATGCCACCGCGGAGGAGTATGGATTAGAAATCAACAAAATCGTACAACACCCGATGAATGGTCTGGTAAAATATCACTGTCAAACCGTTCCTGCTATCAAATAA
- a CDS encoding glycoside hydrolase family 10 protein — protein sequence MTFTKTRTAVFFFISLLIFGSAMAQESPKRELRAAWIATVNNIDWPSQPGLSAAEQKEEYVQLLDTLAAAGMNAIVMQIRPTADTFYPSSYEPWSAYLTGKQATPPKPFYNPLAFMIDEAKKRNLEFHAWFNPYRASNSPDFVPSAEHPLVKHPDWFVQYGGKWYYDPGIPEAQEFVLQSIIEVVKHYDLDAVHFDDYFYPYKIAGEEFPDRGSFAQYGKRFGNIGEWRRHNVDYFVEALSKRIKAEKPFVKFGISPFGVWRNDDVDPRGSATKAGQTNYDDLYADVLKWLKEGWIDYVTPQIYWHIGFELAEYKTLVKWWAENSYNRHVYIGQGIYRVGQKGWEDHQEVVNQIQYNRNFPIVKGSMFFSAKTIVQDKENVKSQLEKVYPQPSLPPIMPWINQSTPSAPDHITAKGSPETGIILNWRASLKEDASYFVIYRCENKGALDLNNPAQIIAKVPKSPYVLQNWKDTTIQQRSTYHYGITAVDRLHNESMLSPIITVDTKGKRKQVNGE from the coding sequence ATGACGTTTACCAAGACACGAACGGCGGTATTCTTTTTTATAAGCCTCCTGATATTTGGGTCGGCAATGGCCCAAGAATCTCCCAAACGGGAACTACGAGCCGCGTGGATCGCTACGGTCAACAACATCGACTGGCCAAGCCAACCGGGACTTTCCGCAGCTGAGCAGAAAGAAGAATACGTCCAACTTTTGGACACGCTGGCTGCCGCTGGAATGAATGCCATCGTCATGCAAATCCGCCCTACTGCAGACACTTTCTACCCGTCCAGTTATGAACCTTGGTCCGCTTACCTCACGGGCAAACAAGCCACTCCGCCCAAACCCTTTTACAATCCATTGGCCTTTATGATCGATGAGGCAAAAAAAAGGAATTTGGAATTCCATGCTTGGTTTAATCCCTACAGGGCCTCTAACAGTCCTGATTTTGTCCCTTCGGCTGAGCACCCTTTGGTAAAACACCCGGACTGGTTTGTGCAATACGGTGGAAAGTGGTATTACGATCCCGGTATTCCAGAAGCACAGGAGTTTGTCCTGCAGTCCATCATTGAAGTGGTCAAACACTACGACCTCGACGCGGTTCATTTTGACGATTATTTCTACCCCTATAAAATAGCCGGAGAGGAATTTCCCGACAGGGGCTCATTCGCTCAATATGGCAAACGATTTGGGAATATTGGAGAATGGAGAAGGCACAATGTGGACTACTTTGTCGAGGCACTCTCCAAGAGGATCAAAGCAGAAAAACCCTTCGTAAAATTCGGCATCAGCCCATTTGGGGTTTGGCGTAACGACGATGTAGATCCCAGAGGATCCGCCACTAAGGCTGGACAGACCAACTATGACGACCTCTATGCAGACGTCCTCAAATGGCTAAAAGAGGGATGGATCGACTATGTCACGCCACAAATATACTGGCACATTGGATTTGAACTGGCAGAATACAAAACACTGGTGAAGTGGTGGGCCGAAAACAGCTATAATCGCCACGTTTATATCGGCCAAGGGATTTATCGTGTGGGACAGAAAGGCTGGGAAGACCACCAAGAAGTGGTCAATCAAATCCAGTACAACAGAAATTTCCCCATCGTCAAGGGAAGCATGTTTTTCAGTGCCAAGACCATTGTCCAAGACAAGGAAAACGTCAAATCCCAATTGGAGAAAGTTTACCCCCAACCTTCACTCCCTCCCATAATGCCCTGGATCAACCAATCGACCCCTTCTGCTCCTGATCACATCACGGCGAAAGGCAGCCCTGAAACGGGGATCATCCTGAATTGGCGGGCAAGCTTAAAGGAAGATGCCAGTTATTTTGTAATTTACCGGTGCGAAAATAAAGGAGCCTTGGACCTCAATAATCCGGCGCAGATCATAGCCAAAGTACCAAAGTCTCCATACGTCCTGCAAAACTGGAAAGACACGACCATTCAGCAACGGAGTACCTACCATTATGGCATCACCGCCGTGGACAGGCTTCACAATGAAAGCATGTTATCCCCAATCATCACCGTTGACACCAAGGGCAAAAGAAAGCAGGTTAATGGAGAGTAA
- the murQ gene encoding N-acetylmuramic acid 6-phosphate etherase, translated as MTAQNALTTETSSLYEGLDTMNARELLTNINKEDQKVATAVQAAIPQIEKLVTAAVAKLANGGRLFYIGAGTSGRLGILDASEIPPTYGASPDLVCGLIAGGDKAIRHAVEGAEDNLDQAWMDLRAQQITEKDVLIGIAASGKTPYVLGGLHTAKAHGILTGSISCNTNSLISTKADYPIEVEVGPEFVTGSTRMKSGTAQKLVLNMISTSLMILLGKVKGNKMINMQLSNQKLVKRGIGMIQEEIPDLDEETALNLLTAHGSVKKAIEAYQKT; from the coding sequence ATGACTGCTCAAAATGCTCTCACTACAGAAACCTCCTCGCTTTATGAGGGATTGGACACCATGAATGCCAGGGAACTCCTGACAAACATCAATAAGGAAGACCAAAAAGTCGCAACGGCAGTACAAGCGGCCATTCCTCAAATCGAAAAACTGGTCACCGCAGCTGTCGCCAAACTGGCCAATGGAGGCCGTTTGTTCTATATTGGTGCGGGGACTTCTGGAAGGCTAGGCATTTTGGATGCCTCAGAGATTCCGCCCACTTATGGCGCTTCGCCGGATTTGGTCTGTGGACTAATCGCCGGAGGAGACAAGGCCATCCGCCATGCAGTAGAAGGTGCAGAAGACAATCTCGACCAAGCTTGGATGGATTTGAGGGCCCAGCAAATCACCGAAAAGGATGTCCTCATTGGCATCGCGGCTTCTGGCAAAACTCCATATGTACTGGGAGGTTTACATACCGCCAAAGCGCACGGGATACTGACAGGAAGCATCTCCTGCAATACCAATTCCCTGATCTCTACCAAAGCTGACTATCCCATAGAAGTGGAAGTGGGACCTGAGTTTGTCACGGGGAGTACGCGAATGAAGTCCGGAACTGCTCAAAAGCTTGTTCTGAACATGATCAGCACCAGCCTGATGATTTTGCTCGGCAAGGTAAAAGGCAATAAAATGATCAACATGCAGCTCAGCAACCAAAAATTGGTCAAAAGAGGCATTGGGATGATCCAGGAAGAAATCCCTGATCTGGACGAAGAAACAGCACTGAACCTATTGACAGCACACGGCTCTGTAAAAAAAGCCATTGAAGCATACCAAAAAACCTAA
- a CDS encoding AAA family ATPase, producing MSYPASSPPLIPHHPELARKLDEFIGTPIQTGLSSPCGLIITGPSGVGKTHLIEHYINTHKDEYLLITISHLQQQRNIPYAGIKIGIGEFLRKVYRELTPDQFDVFSGQLKKKLGEHFPLLFDYIPELTLLLGKDTIPPTSPTPKVENQLYSLFTTLFGFLSDFLGKPFLVFTDNMQWMDGSSVNLLHYLLLRLSPQQLRLIGASRESKENILRVNQLMEWLNFETKTLEIIPLHGLRTEQTHSFLEEILGASVMPHLHRLFHKLCEGNPSYMQILAESLKAEKLIVRQKGKWSGNIDKIQRRYNGQNARDILWDRLKALSQPSLKLLTWLSCIGNYNQKVLLSLFESNEQLLRQSLQESLEMGLLTFQKGDYRFAETYIGEVIYDGIPLSEKANIHYLIGEHIIRRGLEILSSTEKVLVAQHFNQSLDLVKGKGHTLTCAKLNLEVAKLQKQDNGHEQARHFLKISSDLFKTLPWEEIKDHYWETNMERAKVEYYLGEYDLAEIHLDHLLERLLDQEKRTESYILKITINNHLGRYRKVVSILREALSELGLILPSSETTLQEAIKILKHEIDNANQPLGNSPRKARTNQHFILKLLYVGGMALHHTADTLMIWAALQIINRSQNSEDEGVKAIGYVSYGRMNIIAGNIDQGYQLGTQGLQINRYRKDLQYRCRVFGVFAFYIQPWKKAFDHSVALLNEGMDAGRKTGDLIGLYILKTHLFNLHFLSGRPIRSLLDFAFEESYPGMELTYYITHYQKSLIRYLCGERTFFSIPRQQPSWLAAKLTIQEELFYRNHVWARYYFLLGHYEQASHSAREANANRKLQEGSPLVPANQVLLFLSLTQNWHNLPPHKANHHLDELRDILAACDHWYHHAPENYAAIFWLLQAEWAKINDQPYHAVKELYQKSIHQAGKNHYDLALANELLAKYLLEKSENEDATKHLKIAIQAYTAWEGIAKVKQLYQQYQVLLNEGAIHLEPNIETVLRELSGDLELDPLCKKLMVLLMRITGTDSTAIEWIESNGDVLDQKKHALLPKTQHGAFVPSGLMLMCHRTQMPLIVNDLAKESSFSEIATLKSRGVKSFLIQPININGYLSMVIYLENRYAKEHFTEDMTRWIRIIANQGGMIIENARTHERTLMLNQEISKEIEEKKQLISFIEQQKNNHLKDLIQTQEDERQRIAGDLHDSLGSLLSTIKIQLQGLQSFTKSPSKSNLDTLNKMDEAIEEVRRIAHNMSPVSLRRFGLPSALQTLIEHINASGKMFGELQILGLSERLPEHTELTIYRICQELVQNTLKHAQASHLHLQLINHGDSINITIEDNGAGMDQQKTSSGFGLLGIEAKVQMLKGTFNIESQLGKGFLAVIDIPLGARSQMERAES from the coding sequence ATGTCCTATCCCGCTTCTTCCCCGCCCCTTATCCCCCACCACCCTGAGCTCGCCAGAAAACTGGATGAGTTCATAGGGACTCCTATCCAAACAGGACTGTCATCGCCATGTGGGCTCATCATCACAGGACCTTCCGGAGTAGGGAAAACCCACTTGATAGAGCATTACATAAACACACATAAGGACGAGTATTTGCTGATCACCATCAGTCATTTACAGCAACAACGCAACATTCCGTATGCAGGGATAAAAATCGGTATCGGGGAGTTTTTGAGAAAAGTCTATAGAGAATTGACTCCTGACCAATTCGATGTTTTCTCAGGGCAGTTAAAAAAGAAACTTGGCGAGCACTTCCCGCTTCTTTTTGATTATATACCCGAACTGACCTTACTACTTGGCAAGGACACGATCCCCCCCACCTCTCCCACCCCAAAAGTAGAAAACCAACTCTATTCGCTTTTCACCACTCTTTTTGGTTTTTTAAGTGATTTTCTGGGCAAACCATTTTTGGTCTTTACAGACAATATGCAGTGGATGGACGGATCCAGCGTTAACCTGTTGCACTATCTTTTGCTTCGCTTATCTCCTCAGCAGCTGCGGCTAATCGGCGCCAGTAGGGAGTCCAAAGAAAATATCCTTCGTGTAAACCAATTGATGGAATGGCTAAACTTTGAAACCAAAACCCTGGAAATCATCCCACTCCATGGCCTTCGCACCGAACAGACCCATAGCTTTCTTGAGGAAATCCTGGGAGCATCTGTCATGCCCCATCTCCACCGTTTGTTTCACAAACTTTGTGAGGGAAACCCAAGTTATATGCAAATCCTGGCCGAAAGCTTAAAAGCCGAAAAGCTGATCGTCCGTCAAAAGGGGAAATGGTCCGGGAACATCGACAAAATCCAACGGCGCTACAATGGCCAGAATGCCCGTGATATCCTATGGGATCGCCTAAAAGCACTTAGCCAGCCGTCTTTAAAGCTGCTCACCTGGCTGTCCTGTATAGGCAACTATAACCAAAAAGTATTGCTTTCCTTATTTGAAAGCAATGAGCAACTGCTTCGGCAAAGCCTTCAGGAGTCATTGGAAATGGGGCTGCTCACTTTTCAAAAAGGTGATTACCGGTTTGCAGAAACGTACATTGGCGAAGTAATCTATGATGGCATCCCACTTAGCGAAAAAGCAAATATCCATTACCTCATAGGCGAGCACATTATCCGTAGAGGCTTGGAAATACTCAGCAGTACCGAAAAGGTACTGGTAGCCCAGCACTTCAACCAGTCTCTCGACCTGGTCAAGGGAAAAGGGCATACCCTGACTTGCGCCAAACTCAACTTGGAAGTAGCCAAACTGCAAAAGCAAGACAATGGCCACGAGCAGGCCCGCCATTTTTTAAAGATCAGCTCCGATCTCTTCAAGACACTCCCTTGGGAAGAAATAAAAGATCATTATTGGGAAACCAATATGGAAAGGGCAAAGGTGGAGTATTATCTTGGAGAATATGACCTAGCCGAAATCCACCTGGACCATTTACTGGAAAGATTACTGGATCAAGAAAAAAGGACAGAAAGTTACATCCTTAAAATCACCATCAACAACCATCTCGGAAGATATAGAAAAGTGGTGTCTATCCTGCGTGAGGCGCTTTCAGAACTCGGCCTCATCCTTCCCTCAAGTGAAACAACCCTCCAAGAGGCCATTAAAATACTAAAACACGAGATCGATAACGCAAACCAGCCGCTTGGCAATAGCCCCCGCAAAGCCCGCACCAACCAACACTTCATTCTAAAACTACTGTATGTAGGCGGAATGGCCCTCCACCACACCGCTGATACCTTGATGATCTGGGCAGCCCTGCAAATCATCAACAGGTCTCAAAACAGCGAAGACGAAGGGGTAAAAGCCATTGGTTATGTGAGTTATGGGAGAATGAACATCATCGCTGGTAATATTGACCAAGGATATCAGCTTGGCACCCAAGGACTCCAAATCAATCGATACCGGAAAGACCTGCAGTACCGGTGCCGGGTCTTTGGAGTGTTTGCATTTTATATCCAACCGTGGAAAAAAGCCTTTGACCATAGCGTTGCCCTGCTAAATGAAGGAATGGATGCGGGAAGAAAAACAGGAGATCTCATTGGGCTTTACATTCTCAAAACCCACCTTTTCAACCTTCATTTTCTTTCCGGACGCCCTATCCGGTCTTTGCTTGATTTTGCCTTTGAGGAATCCTATCCCGGAATGGAGCTCACATATTATATCACCCACTACCAAAAAAGCCTAATTCGCTACCTCTGTGGAGAACGTACATTTTTTTCCATTCCCCGACAACAGCCCAGTTGGCTAGCTGCAAAACTGACCATTCAGGAGGAACTCTTTTATCGCAACCACGTTTGGGCAAGGTACTATTTTCTTTTGGGTCACTACGAACAGGCTTCGCACAGTGCCAGGGAAGCCAATGCAAACCGAAAACTACAGGAGGGATCTCCTTTGGTTCCAGCCAATCAGGTACTGCTGTTCCTTTCCCTTACCCAAAATTGGCATAACCTGCCTCCCCATAAAGCAAATCATCACCTTGATGAACTTAGGGATATTCTTGCTGCCTGTGACCATTGGTACCATCATGCCCCCGAAAATTATGCGGCTATCTTTTGGCTCCTTCAAGCGGAGTGGGCCAAGATAAATGACCAGCCATATCATGCAGTAAAAGAGCTTTATCAAAAATCCATTCATCAAGCCGGTAAAAACCATTATGACCTTGCTCTCGCAAACGAATTACTGGCCAAATACCTGCTCGAAAAATCAGAAAACGAGGATGCCACCAAACACCTTAAGATAGCTATCCAAGCCTATACAGCATGGGAGGGAATTGCCAAAGTAAAACAATTGTACCAGCAATACCAAGTACTTCTCAATGAGGGCGCTATCCACCTTGAACCCAACATCGAAACGGTACTAAGGGAACTTAGCGGAGACCTGGAGCTAGATCCTTTGTGCAAAAAACTCATGGTCTTATTGATGAGAATTACCGGAACGGACAGCACCGCTATCGAATGGATCGAAAGCAATGGTGATGTACTGGACCAAAAAAAGCATGCCCTCCTTCCCAAAACCCAGCACGGCGCGTTCGTACCTTCTGGACTGATGCTCATGTGCCACCGTACCCAAATGCCACTTATCGTAAATGACCTTGCCAAGGAAAGTAGTTTCTCTGAAATAGCGACACTGAAAAGCCGTGGAGTGAAATCATTTCTCATTCAGCCCATAAATATCAACGGCTACCTCTCCATGGTCATCTACCTGGAAAACCGTTACGCCAAGGAACATTTTACCGAAGACATGACCCGTTGGATCCGTATCATCGCCAACCAAGGCGGGATGATTATCGAAAATGCCCGAACACACGAAAGAACGCTCATGCTCAATCAGGAGATCAGCAAAGAGATAGAAGAAAAAAAGCAGTTGATTTCCTTTATCGAACAGCAAAAAAACAATCACCTCAAAGACCTGATCCAGACCCAGGAAGACGAACGACAACGCATCGCGGGAGACCTACATGACAGCTTGGGATCCTTGCTTTCCACTATCAAAATACAATTGCAAGGCCTGCAAAGCTTTACCAAGTCTCCATCCAAAAGCAACCTGGACACCCTGAATAAAATGGATGAAGCCATTGAAGAAGTACGGCGAATAGCACATAATATGTCTCCGGTTTCTTTGAGACGCTTTGGCC
- a CDS encoding sodium:solute symporter, translating to MSQSLVFIVIASYFLLLLLISYLTSRKTDDLTFYTANRQSPWYLVAFGMVGASLSGVTFISVPGEVGNSSWNYLQFVMGNMVGYAVIAMILIPLFYRLHLISIYEYLRDRFGPKAYLSGSVIFLVSQTIGASFRLFLAATVLQIAFFDAYNIPFFVTVLTTATLIWIYTYKGGIKTIVWTDTLQTTFLLLAVIISIVIISQQLDLNVGKLTSVIQESPLSTVFEWDPLSNKNFFKMFFAGVFITITMNGLDQNVMQKNLTCKDQKEAKKNILWFSISFFISNLFFLSLGVLLYYFAAQNNIAIPESTDELYPILALDHFGTLAGITFLLGIIAAAFSSADSALTALTTSFCVDIMKLPTKRHLNQKATRLKVHIGFTVLIFLVIVVFDLLNDSSVVSAVFKAAGFTYGPLLGLFAFGLSNKLTVKDKWVPAICLASPVICFILDSHSAAWFGGYQFGFEILLVNGALTYLGLLLAIKR from the coding sequence ATGAGCCAATCACTTGTATTCATCGTCATCGCATCTTACTTCTTGCTGCTTCTCTTGATCAGTTACCTGACCTCGAGAAAAACTGATGACCTGACGTTTTATACAGCCAATCGACAGTCTCCATGGTATTTGGTAGCCTTTGGGATGGTGGGGGCATCGCTATCTGGTGTCACGTTTATCTCTGTTCCCGGCGAGGTGGGCAATTCTTCCTGGAATTACCTGCAATTCGTCATGGGGAATATGGTCGGGTATGCCGTGATCGCCATGATCCTGATCCCGCTCTTCTATCGGCTCCATCTTATCTCTATATACGAATACCTCCGGGATAGATTTGGGCCGAAAGCTTACCTTTCGGGATCGGTGATCTTCTTGGTTTCCCAAACGATCGGAGCCTCTTTCCGGTTGTTCTTGGCAGCAACGGTGCTACAAATTGCTTTTTTTGACGCCTATAACATCCCCTTCTTTGTGACCGTATTGACCACTGCCACATTGATATGGATCTACACCTACAAAGGCGGTATCAAGACCATCGTTTGGACCGATACCCTGCAAACGACTTTCCTATTGCTGGCGGTCATCATCAGCATTGTCATCATCAGCCAACAGCTTGATCTTAATGTAGGAAAACTCACCAGTGTCATTCAGGAGAGCCCGCTCTCAACCGTTTTCGAATGGGATCCCTTGTCCAATAAAAACTTCTTCAAGATGTTTTTTGCGGGTGTATTTATTACCATTACCATGAATGGGCTGGACCAAAACGTCATGCAGAAAAACCTCACCTGCAAGGACCAAAAAGAAGCAAAAAAGAACATCCTGTGGTTCTCGATCAGCTTCTTTATTTCCAACCTGTTCTTTCTGTCGCTTGGGGTTTTGCTGTATTACTTTGCTGCCCAAAACAACATTGCCATTCCAGAAAGCACAGATGAGCTCTACCCTATCCTTGCATTGGATCATTTTGGCACCTTGGCGGGCATTACTTTTTTGCTGGGCATTATCGCCGCAGCCTTTTCCAGTGCTGATTCGGCCTTGACAGCATTGACTACTTCTTTTTGTGTGGACATCATGAAATTACCGACCAAACGGCACCTCAACCAAAAAGCCACCCGCCTAAAGGTTCATATCGGATTTACAGTGCTGATCTTCTTGGTCATTGTGGTATTTGACCTGCTCAATGACAGCAGTGTGGTGAGTGCGGTCTTCAAAGCAGCAGGATTTACTTATGGCCCACTGCTCGGGCTGTTCGCCTTTGGCCTATCCAACAAACTCACCGTAAAAGACAAGTGGGTTCCGGCCATTTGCCTGGCTTCCCCGGTCATCTGCTTTATTTTGGACAGCCATTCCGCAGCATGGTTTGGTGGCTATCAATTTGGGTTTGAAATCCTACTGGTCAATGGTGCCTTGACTTATTTGGGATTGTTGCTAGCTATAAAAAGGTAA
- a CDS encoding N-acetylmuramoyl-L-alanine amidase — protein sequence MIFRCNINNMRIGPCGALVVLVALLGCSGPTYRVFDKRVKFDEERKQLTLEYLASHYGLVQDEPTIDPRMVVLHWTAIPDLERSYDAMNPVRLPGSREGIAAAGALNVSAHYLIDRDGTIFRQLPDTIMARHVIGLNHCAIGVENVGGAKAPLTKAQVKANEALVRHLKRKYPIDYVIGHYEYTAFEGHELWLEKDEGYRTQKTDPGEGFMKKIRKRLTDLDLKEVPQ from the coding sequence ATGATATTTAGGTGCAATATCAACAACATGAGGATTGGTCCGTGTGGTGCACTGGTGGTTTTGGTTGCCTTGCTGGGTTGCAGCGGCCCTACCTACCGGGTGTTTGATAAGCGGGTCAAGTTTGATGAAGAAAGGAAGCAGTTGACCTTGGAATACCTTGCCTCGCATTACGGCTTGGTGCAGGATGAACCGACCATCGATCCAAGGATGGTGGTGCTGCACTGGACGGCTATTCCAGATCTGGAGCGGTCATATGATGCGATGAATCCGGTTCGTCTGCCTGGTAGTCGAGAAGGGATTGCTGCAGCAGGTGCCTTGAATGTGTCTGCCCATTACCTGATCGATCGGGATGGAACCATCTTTAGGCAGTTGCCGGATACGATCATGGCCAGGCATGTCATAGGCTTAAACCATTGCGCCATTGGCGTAGAAAATGTAGGTGGTGCGAAAGCTCCTCTTACCAAGGCACAGGTAAAGGCCAATGAAGCCTTGGTAAGACATCTGAAGAGAAAATATCCGATTGACTATGTGATTGGTCATTATGAATACACTGCTTTTGAAGGTCACGAACTGTGGCTGGAAAAGGATGAAGGATATCGGACGCAGAAAACTGACCCAGGAGAGGGTTTTATGAAAAAAATCAGAAAGCGGTTAACGGATTTGGACTTGAAGGAAGTTCCTCAATGA
- a CDS encoding N-acetylmuramoyl-L-alanine amidase, which yields MLNNTTYQAFFLFTLLGILLFSCSPKPYADINKAHKKQVEAQVEKITATPTVKQDASDTTHLNDLWVGTTNFSIRRPNFVVIHHTAQDSIEQTIHTFTVPHSQVSSHYVISRDGTIVQMLNDYLRSWHAGRGKWGHDTDLNSSSLGIELDNNGSEPFTDAQIESLIKLLKRLKEDYNIPAANFIGHADLAPGRKVDPSVHFPWKRLAEQGFGYWYDDFLLMEIDVPTGGAGYITETVMLEAVPASFNPLEALRIIGFDISDPDAAIQSFKLHFIQQDIESPLSRNDIRILHNLYKKYL from the coding sequence ATGCTGAATAATACCACTTATCAAGCGTTTTTTCTCTTTACCTTACTGGGAATATTGCTCTTTTCATGCAGTCCTAAACCCTATGCGGATATCAACAAGGCCCACAAAAAGCAGGTAGAGGCACAGGTCGAAAAAATCACCGCTACTCCAACAGTAAAGCAGGACGCCTCCGATACCACACACCTCAATGACCTTTGGGTAGGCACGACTAATTTCAGTATTAGAAGACCAAATTTTGTCGTCATCCACCATACTGCACAGGATTCAATTGAACAGACCATCCACACCTTCACTGTCCCTCATTCCCAAGTAAGCTCCCATTATGTCATCAGCAGGGACGGCACCATCGTCCAAATGCTAAATGATTACCTCCGATCTTGGCATGCCGGAAGGGGAAAGTGGGGCCATGACACTGATCTCAACTCCTCATCACTAGGAATCGAGCTGGACAATAACGGCAGTGAACCCTTTACAGATGCCCAAATCGAAAGCCTCATCAAGCTGCTCAAAAGACTCAAGGAAGATTACAATATCCCAGCGGCCAACTTTATTGGTCACGCTGATCTAGCTCCCGGAAGAAAGGTAGATCCCAGTGTCCACTTTCCTTGGAAAAGGCTGGCAGAACAGGGCTTTGGCTATTGGTACGATGACTTTCTCCTGATGGAAATCGATGTCCCCACTGGAGGAGCAGGCTATATAACCGAAACCGTAATGCTGGAAGCTGTTCCAGCATCCTTTAACCCTTTGGAAGCGCTGCGGATCATTGGCTTCGATATCAGCGACCCTGATGCAGCCATCCAGTCGTTCAAACTTCACTTTATCCAGCAGGACATTGAATCGCCACTAAGCCGAAACGATATTCGAATATTACATAATTTATACAAGAAGTACCTTTGA